The following coding sequences are from one Gadus morhua chromosome 10, gadMor3.0, whole genome shotgun sequence window:
- the cnot7 gene encoding CCR4-NOT transcription complex subunit 7 isoform X3, which produces MVVGYRLPHWKEDVLKSGTMPAATVDHSQRICEVWANNLDEELKRIRHVIRKYNYIAMDTEFPGVVARPIGEFRSNADYQYQLLRCNVDLLKIIQLGLTFMNEEGEYPPGTSTWQFNFRFNLTEDMYAQDSIELLTTSGIQFKKHEDEGIDTLYFAELLMTSGVVLCEGVKWLSFHRCSLRIISTTLNTVVTCTAWALALLTFRTEQAMLTKKRPTNSSHDTTSEPLPLSPPTPLLSLDNGSPPLQSERNTIATGSFWKLKSRLILEPLSPPMLSSL; this is translated from the exons ATGGTCGTCGGATACAGGTTGCCCCACTGGAAGGAAGACGTTTTAAA AAGCGGCACTATGCCCGCTGCTACTGTGGATCACAGCCAAAGAATATGTGAGGTTTGGGCCAACAACCTGGATGAGGAGCTGAAGAGGATCCGACATGTTATTCGAAAGTACAACTACATTGCAATG GACACAGAGTTCCCGGGTGTAGTTGCCAGGCCGATCGGGGAGTTCCGCAGCAACGCTGACTACCAATACCAGTTGCTGCGCTGCAACGTTGACCTTCTAAAGATCATCCAGCTGGGTCTCACCTTTATGAATGAGGAAGGGGAATATCCACCTGGAACGTCCACGTGGCAGTTCAACTTTAGGTTCAACCTTAC AGAGGACATGTATGCCCAGGACTCCATCGAGCTCCTGACCACGTCGGGCATTCAGTTCAAGAAGCACGAGGACGAGGGCATCGACACGCTTTACTTCGCCGAGTTGCTGATGACCTCCGGGGTGGTGCTCTGTGAGGGGGTCAAATGGCTGTCCTTCCACAG ATGTTCTTTGAGGATCATATCGACGACGCTAAATACTGTGGTCACCTGTACGGCCTGGGCACTGGCTCTGCTTACGTTCAGAACGGAACAGGCAATGCTTACGAAGAAGAGGCCAACAAACAGCAGTCATGACACCACGTCggaacctctccctctctctccccccacccccctcctctccctcgacAACGGATCgccccccctccaatcagagcggAATACCATCGCTACCGGATCATTCTGGAAGCTGAAAAGCAGACTTATTCTAGAACCGCTGTCACCTCCTATGCTCAGCTCATTGTAG
- the cnot7 gene encoding CCR4-NOT transcription complex subunit 7 isoform X1 has protein sequence MVVGYRLPHWKEDVLKSGTMPAATVDHSQRICEVWANNLDEELKRIRHVIRKYNYIAMDTEFPGVVARPIGEFRSNADYQYQLLRCNVDLLKIIQLGLTFMNEEGEYPPGTSTWQFNFRFNLTEDMYAQDSIELLTTSGIQFKKHEDEGIDTLYFAELLMTSGVVLCEGVKWLSFHSGYDFGYLIKLLSNAKLPEEEVDFFEILRLYFPVIYDVKYLMKSCKNLKGGLQEVAEQLELERIGPQHQAGSDSLLTGMAFFKMREMFFEDHIDDAKYCGHLYGLGTGSAYVQNGTGNAYEEEANKQQS, from the exons ATGGTCGTCGGATACAGGTTGCCCCACTGGAAGGAAGACGTTTTAAA AAGCGGCACTATGCCCGCTGCTACTGTGGATCACAGCCAAAGAATATGTGAGGTTTGGGCCAACAACCTGGATGAGGAGCTGAAGAGGATCCGACATGTTATTCGAAAGTACAACTACATTGCAATG GACACAGAGTTCCCGGGTGTAGTTGCCAGGCCGATCGGGGAGTTCCGCAGCAACGCTGACTACCAATACCAGTTGCTGCGCTGCAACGTTGACCTTCTAAAGATCATCCAGCTGGGTCTCACCTTTATGAATGAGGAAGGGGAATATCCACCTGGAACGTCCACGTGGCAGTTCAACTTTAGGTTCAACCTTAC AGAGGACATGTATGCCCAGGACTCCATCGAGCTCCTGACCACGTCGGGCATTCAGTTCAAGAAGCACGAGGACGAGGGCATCGACACGCTTTACTTCGCCGAGTTGCTGATGACCTCCGGGGTGGTGCTCTGTGAGGGGGTCAAATGGCTGTCCTTCCACAG tggcTATGACTTTGGATACCTGATCAAGTTGCTCTCTAACGCTAAACTGCCTGAAGAGGAGGTGGATTTCTTTGAGATCCTTCGCTTATACTTCCCTGTCATTTACGACGTGAAGTACCTCATGAAGAGTTGCAAAAACCTTAAG GGAGGCCTGCAGGAGGTGGCGGAGCAGCTGGAGCTGGAGCGGATCGGCCCGCAGCACCAGGCGGGCTCCGACTCCCTGCTCACGGGCATGGCCTTCTTCAAGATGAGAGAG ATGTTCTTTGAGGATCATATCGACGACGCTAAATACTGTGGTCACCTGTACGGCCTGGGCACTGGCTCTGCTTACGTTCAGAACGGAACAGGCAATGCTTACGAAGAAGAGGCCAACAAACAGCAGTCATGA
- the cnot7 gene encoding CCR4-NOT transcription complex subunit 7 isoform X2 — protein MPAATVDHSQRICEVWANNLDEELKRIRHVIRKYNYIAMDTEFPGVVARPIGEFRSNADYQYQLLRCNVDLLKIIQLGLTFMNEEGEYPPGTSTWQFNFRFNLTEDMYAQDSIELLTTSGIQFKKHEDEGIDTLYFAELLMTSGVVLCEGVKWLSFHSGYDFGYLIKLLSNAKLPEEEVDFFEILRLYFPVIYDVKYLMKSCKNLKGGLQEVAEQLELERIGPQHQAGSDSLLTGMAFFKMREMFFEDHIDDAKYCGHLYGLGTGSAYVQNGTGNAYEEEANKQQS, from the exons ATGCCCGCTGCTACTGTGGATCACAGCCAAAGAATATGTGAGGTTTGGGCCAACAACCTGGATGAGGAGCTGAAGAGGATCCGACATGTTATTCGAAAGTACAACTACATTGCAATG GACACAGAGTTCCCGGGTGTAGTTGCCAGGCCGATCGGGGAGTTCCGCAGCAACGCTGACTACCAATACCAGTTGCTGCGCTGCAACGTTGACCTTCTAAAGATCATCCAGCTGGGTCTCACCTTTATGAATGAGGAAGGGGAATATCCACCTGGAACGTCCACGTGGCAGTTCAACTTTAGGTTCAACCTTAC AGAGGACATGTATGCCCAGGACTCCATCGAGCTCCTGACCACGTCGGGCATTCAGTTCAAGAAGCACGAGGACGAGGGCATCGACACGCTTTACTTCGCCGAGTTGCTGATGACCTCCGGGGTGGTGCTCTGTGAGGGGGTCAAATGGCTGTCCTTCCACAG tggcTATGACTTTGGATACCTGATCAAGTTGCTCTCTAACGCTAAACTGCCTGAAGAGGAGGTGGATTTCTTTGAGATCCTTCGCTTATACTTCCCTGTCATTTACGACGTGAAGTACCTCATGAAGAGTTGCAAAAACCTTAAG GGAGGCCTGCAGGAGGTGGCGGAGCAGCTGGAGCTGGAGCGGATCGGCCCGCAGCACCAGGCGGGCTCCGACTCCCTGCTCACGGGCATGGCCTTCTTCAAGATGAGAGAG ATGTTCTTTGAGGATCATATCGACGACGCTAAATACTGTGGTCACCTGTACGGCCTGGGCACTGGCTCTGCTTACGTTCAGAACGGAACAGGCAATGCTTACGAAGAAGAGGCCAACAAACAGCAGTCATGA
- the mtmr7a gene encoding myotubularin-related protein 7a, which translates to MEHIRLPKAENVRLLNRLSPRRSCVGTLYLTATHSIYVESETQVRSETWVLHSLICRLEKQVNTSTGSPLLIHCKNFQVLHFVFPQEQDCVHIQASLQRLSQPEQYEELYCFSYKPNVDEAERKEEWSFLNLKAEYRRLGIPNSLWKSSPVNQSYKVSDTYPAELYVPESATQQVIVGSSKFRSRGRFPTLSYYCKDNQAAICRSSQPLSGFSARCLEDEQLLEAIRRSNPRSDFMYVVDTRPKLNAIANRAAGKGYENEDHYSNIKFQFISIENIHVMRSSQQKMLDVCELRTPSMANFLEGLEGSGWLKHIKAVLDAGVFVAKAISEEGASVLVHCSDGWDRTAQVCSVACVLLEPYYRSLKGLMVLIEREWVSFGHKFSHRCNHLDGDSKEVSPVMDQFLECVWQLTEQFPCAFEFNERFLIAVHHHMYACQYGNFVGNNQRERQQLGLRDKTHSLWKHLWDTRGDYINPLYRTDNCQSQGVLRPSTAPYCFKFWSGLYNRFDRGMHPRQSVEDYLMAVREETVQLEEQLASHKEQIEKLENKPEWTGEAEEGPPLSWGLAPGGFVPQAGTPQDYSGGFIASSPCQQRSPVDGLAFTPPQNQTSEADLSVGSEQESGIADVSFNSQLSEEGPGEPDPDDAAYSAA; encoded by the exons ATGGAGCATATCCGACTACCAAAG GCGGAGAACGTGAGACTTTTGAACAGGTTGAGTCCCAGAAGGTCCTGTGTGGGCACGCTCTACCTGACCGCCACACATTCTATATATGTGGAGAGCGAGACTCAAGTGCGCTCTGAAACATGG GTGCTTCACAGTTTAATCTGCCGGCTGGAAAAACAAGTCAACACATCCACCGGGTCCCCACTACTCATTCACTGCAAGAACTTCCAGGTTCTTCATTTTGTCTTCCCTCAAGAGCAGGACTGTGTTCATATCCAAGCATCTTTACAGCGCCTGTCCCAGCCAG AACAATATGAGGAACTATACTGCTTCTCCTACAAGCCCAACGTGGATGAGGCGGAAAGGAAGGAGGAGTGGAGCTTTCTGAACCTCAAGGCTGAGTACCGCAGACTGGGAATACCCAACTCCCTCTGGAAGTCCTCCCCTGTCAACCAGAGCTACAAG GTGAGTGACACGTACCCGGCGGAGCTCTACGTACCTGAGTCAGCAACGCAGCAAGTCATCGTGGGCAGCTCCAAAttcaggagcagggggaggtTCCCCACGCTGTCCTACTATTGCAAAGACAACCAG GCGGCCATCTGCAGAAGCAGCCAGCCCCTGTCGGGCTTCAGCGCACGCTGCCTGGAGGATGAGCAGCTGCTGGAGGCCATCCGGAGGTCGAACCCCCGCAGTGACTTCATGTATGTGGTGGACACCCGGCCCAAG TTAAATGCGATTGCAAATCGCGCAGCGGGAAAAGGCTATGAAAATGAAGACCACTACTCCAACATAAAGTTCCAGTTCATCAGCATTGAGAACATCCACGTCATGAGAAGCAGTCAACAGAAGATGCTGGACG TGTGTGAGCTGCGGACCCCCTCCATGGCAAactttctggagggactggagGGCTCAGGCTGGCTGAAGCACATCAAAGCCGTACTGGATGCCGGTGTCTTTGTTGCAAAG GCCATCTCTGAGGAGGGCGCCAGTGTGCTGGTCCACTGCTCAGACGGCTGGGACCGCACAGCCCAGGTGTGCTCTGTGGCCTGCGTCCTGCTGGAGCCCTACTACCGCAGCCTCAAGGGCCTCATG GTTCTCATCGAGAGGGAATGGGTCTCATTCGGACACAAGTTCTCACACAG gtgtaACCACCTGGACGGGGACTCCAAGGAGGTGTCCCCGGTCATGGACCAGttcctggagtgtgtgtggcagcTGACGGAGCAGTTCCCCTGCGCCTTCGAGTTCAACGAGCGGTTCCTCATCGCCGTCCACCACCACATGTACGCCTGCCAGTATGGCAACTTCGTCGGGAACAACCAGCGAGAGAGGCAACAGCTGGG ACTACGAGATAAAACCCACTCCCTCTGGAAGCACCTGTGGGACACTAGGGGTGACTACATCAACCCACTGTACAGAACCGACAACTGCCAGAGCCAAGGAGTTCTCCGTCCCTCTACCGCCCCCTACTGTTTCAA GTTCTGGAGCGGTTTGTATAACCGCTTCGACCGAGGGATGCACCCACGCCAGTCGGTGGAGGACTACCTGATGGCTGTCCGAGAGGAGACCGTGCAGCTGGAGGAACAGCTGGCATCACACAAAGAG CAAATTGAAAAGCTGGAAAACAAACCGGAATGGACCGGTGAAGCAGAGGAGGGGCCCCCCTTGTCGTGGGGCCTGGCCCCCGGGGGCTTCGTGCCCCAGGCCGGCACGCCTCAGGACTACAGCGGGGGCTTCATCGCCAGCAGCCCCTGTCAGCAGAGGTCCCCGGTGGACGGCCTGGCCTTCACGCCTCCCCAGAACCAGACCTCTGAGGCGGACCTCTCCGTCGGCAGCGAGCAGGAGTCTGGCATCGCCGACGTAAGCTTTAACTCTCAGCTCAGCGAGGAAGGCCCCGGAGAGCCCGACCCGGACGATGCTGCCTACTCTGCTGCCTGA